The following DNA comes from Osmerus eperlanus chromosome 5, fOsmEpe2.1, whole genome shotgun sequence.
GTGGACATGAGCATGGGTCAAATATACAAAATCAATTTGAGCATTTGGCTTGTTTGGATTTGGGCTGTATTGCACATGCGCTATGTGAGGTTGATATTCAGTTCGGTATCGATTGTCATTTTTCCGTTGGTTGTGTCCAGGTTTTGCATCCGTGTGGAAAACTTCTCCTCAGCTTCAGAGGCAAGAGCCTCATGCCTTGTCTACCAAGCTTATAAGCAGTACCTTTTCCTGGCTTGGGtcttttgtgtattttttttaaacatttgtcaTATGCACATGTTTTTATTTTGCCTCCTTTTAGATTGTGCACCGTTCAGAAACAATCTAAGTGTGCAgagatgcatgtgtgtctgaaaGCATGATTTTGCAGCACTTTTGAAAGACTGTGCAAAAATGTTCATCCTTGCTGTGAGTAATTTCCAACATGAACATGGATTACATGCAGCACATTTCCTTTTGCGCAGGCAGGGTAAGTTTTGATGTGATTGCTGAATCTGAAAGTGCATTGCAATGCCGAGGAAAACTGTGGTTTGATTCTCCAGAAAATGTTACCGATGAACTGCAAAGCCAAACTTACTATTATTCAAGATCTATGATCAATCAAGTGGTAAGGCAACGTTTTGAGAGTGGCAACCTGGATGGACTGTGCTCGTGTCTGTGGCTTGTCAAGGCACTATAAATGTCTCCCTTTCCTCTGCTTTCCTCCAAGACAGAGAAAAATGAGGAGAAGGCAGAAACCTCCTCTTCATCCAACCCAGTAATGGAACTGGAGCTCACAGAGGAGAAGCTGCCCATGACACTCTCCCGGCAAGAGGTCAGCTAAACAATGATCTCCTGGTTTAACAATATAAGACTGTTAGCTTGGTGCTTTAGCTATTTAGACTGCAAAGTGGAATGTTACATATATTGGCTTTGATGTCGCTGTGTTGTTCCAGGTGATCCGACGACTGAGGGAACGAGGGGAGCCGGTGAGGTTGTTTGGTGAGTCAGATTATGACGCCTTCCAGAGGCTCAGGAAGATCGAGTTTTTGGCCCCTGAAGTCAACAAGGTAAGACTTGTTTGCCGAAGGCCCTGTTTTGTCTGtcattttctttgttttgttgACTCATGCGGCTCAGAGAAAGGTGGGTTCAACACTTTTGGAACAGTGCTCTGCAAATGgggcagtcaggtggctgagcggtgagggaatcgggctagtaatccgaatgttgccagttcgattcccggtcatgccaactgacgttgtgtccttgggcaaggcacttcaccctacttgcctcgggggaatgtccctgtacttactgtaagtcgctctggataagagcgtctactaaatgactaaatgtaaatgtaatgagctGTGCTCTCTGTGCTTAGGGCTTGAGGAACGACCTGAAAGCGGCTATGGACAAGATCGACCAGCAGTACCTGAATGAGGTTGTCGGGGGaacggaggcaggaggagaagacACACAACACGACCTGAAAGTGCACGAGGAGAACACCACCATTGAGGAACTGGAGGTACACAGAGAGGCCTTGGTCGCTTAAGGTCCATGGTTGAGCACTTGGCTAATGTCTTAGCTGTAGAGATTGAAAACATTGTAGGTACCAGCCCCCTTCTCAACTCGCCTTCAGCTTTTTGACTTTCTGAGTGTTGATGTTGTTCTCCAACAGGCTCTGGGGAAATGGCTGGGTACAGGGGACGATCACGGAGACCAGGATGTCATTGCCAAAGTTCTGAGGGTAAGACTGATTCAAGACTAGCCTATATCTGAAAGGACTTGACTTTTTCCTCTGTATTGACCCATCGGAATACAGAACGGCATTCTGTTGTTCGGCGTTGCTACGGGACACATTTCAGGAGTGAATTTTCTGATATTCTGATTATGTAACAGTGTAACAGACAGTGTAACAGCTATCTATTTCAGACCATTTTCTTGGTTTGTGCTGGGGACCTCTGAGGAAGGAGGTTGACTTTGTGATTGTTTTGCCATCGTAGTTCCTGCTAGGTGTGTGGGCAAAAGACCTTAACCGACGAGAAGATCATGTGAAACGGAGCGTTCAGGGCAAGCTGGCCAGTGCCacccacaaacagacagaaTCATATCTGAAACCTCTCTTCAGGAAGCTACGCAAGAAGGTAGgacattttttgtttttatttactaCTCTACTGGTCAATTcttgtgttttcaatgcatataTTTGTCATTATCTATTTCAGAGTTTGCCAGCAGACATTAAAGAATCAATAACAGATATCATCAAGTTCATTATGGAGAGAGAATATGTAAAGGTATTTAGCTTCTTAGCTGTTTTCGAATGCAGGATTCCTCTGCTGGCCTGTGATCTGGCGTTTTTGTCTCTAATCCTGTCACTGTTGCTTCCAGGCGAATGATGCCTACCTTCAGATGGCGATCGGGAATGCTCCCTGGCCCATTGGTGTGACCATGGTGGGGATCCATGCGCGTACTGGCCGTGAGAAGATCTTCTCCAAACACGTTGCCCACGTCCTCAACGATGAGACCCAGAGGAAGTACATTCAGGTGAGAGATCTGATTGTCAGTTCAGCGTGTATAACGTTATCTTTGATATGAAAGCTCATTCAGTTTCCCAGTTGTAGAACCTTTTTGATATGGTAGCATCCATACATTCACATTGTATTCTACATACCTGCAAACTTGACGCTTTTCGACGAAAATagccattttgaatgggaaaatgtcaTCCACGTGAATCGTGTAGATCCGAAGAGTTTTTATTTGTGGGAGGGGGTACAATTTCCCATAAACGGGAGTTTCAAAAACCTACTGCGGTCGTCTTCACAATAAAACATCTTTGGCGAGTCATTTGGCCAATCACGAAAACGGCAGCGTCTTCTTTGAAAACCCAATGTGTCATCTTTTTCAGCCCTTCTGAGTTTGCAGGTTCTAACATGTCTCTGTTCCTCACTGTGACCACCTTCAGGGACTGAAGAGGTTGATGACCATCTGCCAGAAGCACTTCTCCACTGACCCATCTAAGTGTGTGGAGTACAATGCCCTGTAACAGCTCTCTCACTCTGTACCTTTTGTGTATTGGTTGTACTAGAGCTTCGTTATGTACCCGTCAGGCAATACAGAGCCAGCTTGAAATGTTTATTTGGAGTATTTTCCATATTTCCAGTATGTAAATATAGACATTTTAAACCTTTCTATTTCATTATTTCACTTGACACAATTGGCAAAAAGGGGTGACTTCACTTTGTCACACCAGCATACTAATATGTTATGCTGTAGGGTGATTGGGAAAGATCTTCCAGTTCTCAGTTAGCAACAttctctattttttttttatgcatgTGCTTGAGATTGTTGACAGAGATGATGTGTAAGTTTTATTATGCCTTAACTTTGAAACATTCATATTAAACAATAGTTGAAAGCAACATTTCAATTTTCTGAAATGAGcgtattttatttttgtaaataCACTGTTAATTTATTTTTGGTACACTTAACTTCTGCTATCTACAGGAGGCATCATCACTAGGAGCTGTAATGCAGTCATTCTAGACAGTAGAGGGCGCCAATGGCTCAGGGAGGTTCaatgtctgctcctctctgatTTGTCAATCAGTAATTATGTACAGTCTCTATAGATAGTAATAGCAAATTTTGAGGGGAAGATACTGCCATTCTATAGTATCATACTTCATTTAATACAATCAGGTAAAACATGGGTATGGTGAGGATTCTTTACTTGGAAGTTGAACTCATCAGGGCCGGTGAACACAATGACCCCTGTTATGTTTAAGTAATGTCCCCCAGACAGGCTTAGGATAACTCATGTTATCCTACATTAGCCATTTATTTAACTGCTGAATACTGCATCTCCATCTATGAATAGTCTTACCAAGCTTTATTCTAAGACTGTTTGATTCTTCTTACCATCTAAATGACTTATGCATTCATACCCAACTGTCACTTtattagatagatagatagatagatagatactttATTGATCCCTCAGAGGGAATTTGATTTATTATCCGTTGAAATGTGTTCAATACAGTCCACACTCAGGTGGAGCCATTGGATATTATCTTGGGTTCTCACACTCAAGCTTTTCCATGGTTTAATAAGGTGATGTTATTGTATCTTGTAACCATGGTGACTCCGTCTGTTCTTTTCAGTTATTCGTGTTTTGTTCAGAGCGGCATGAGCCCCCATCAAAGTAgattatttggtgtgtgttaaGCTCGGAACACACATTTGTGACTCACACAATGACCTCCACAAGGGCTACTTTCTGGACCTTTTTATTCTTTGTGATGGCTGTGAAATAATATTCTTAAGTTGTATTTTTGGTACATAATTCAAGTTTACCAAGGACCATCCTTGCGCAT
Coding sequences within:
- the prpf18 gene encoding pre-mRNA-splicing factor 18 isoform X2; amino-acid sequence: MDILKAEIARKRKLIDDKDLIDDSKKYFKRADLARKEEEEYFKRCGYKTEKNEEKAETSSSSNPVMELELTEEKLPMTLSRQEVIRRLRERGEPVRLFGESDYDAFQRLRKIEFLAPEVNKGLRNDLKAAMDKIDQQYLNEVVGGTEAGGEDTQHDLKVHEENTTIEELEALGKWLGTGDDHGDQDVIAKVLRFLLGVWAKDLNRREDHVKRSVQGKLASATHKQTESYLKPLFRKLRKKSLPADIKESITDIIKFIMEREYVKANDAYLQMAIGNAPWPIGVTMVGIHARTGREKIFSKHVAHVLNDETQRKYIQGLKRLMTICQKHFSTDPSKCVEYNAL
- the prpf18 gene encoding pre-mRNA-splicing factor 18 isoform X1 is translated as MDILKAEIARKRKLIDDKDLIDDSKKYFKRADLARKEEEEYFKRCGYKVQKEMPDRKTEKNEEKAETSSSSNPVMELELTEEKLPMTLSRQEVIRRLRERGEPVRLFGESDYDAFQRLRKIEFLAPEVNKGLRNDLKAAMDKIDQQYLNEVVGGTEAGGEDTQHDLKVHEENTTIEELEALGKWLGTGDDHGDQDVIAKVLRFLLGVWAKDLNRREDHVKRSVQGKLASATHKQTESYLKPLFRKLRKKSLPADIKESITDIIKFIMEREYVKANDAYLQMAIGNAPWPIGVTMVGIHARTGREKIFSKHVAHVLNDETQRKYIQGLKRLMTICQKHFSTDPSKCVEYNAL